In Cicer arietinum cultivar CDC Frontier isolate Library 1 chromosome 7, Cicar.CDCFrontier_v2.0, whole genome shotgun sequence, a single window of DNA contains:
- the LOC101501126 gene encoding metalloendoproteinase 4-MMP-like, which yields MFLSFTFLLTLISSSTFHDNHTPPSTKISITNHNIQSFTNAGIGNNITGISQFKRYLSRFGYLNPPHDHNNRIITFSDEFDASFESALIKYQRNLGVQVTGKLDTNTVSEMMTPRCGVPDTKTHHQHNNMTKMHSTKHFVYFPGKPRWSRDNDMPITLNYAFSREYMIHNINMQDIKKTFKRAFSRWSRVIPVSFIETEDYSFADIKIGFYSGDHGDGEAFDGVLGVLAHSFSPEIGRLHLDAAETWAVDMDGTKSEVAIDLESVATHEIGHLLGLSHSCVKEAVMYPSLRPRDKRADLNIDDIKGVQSLYGSNPNFRSHWSLGSDLSTNHAANFGLHTLIIAFIFAQFIHIVL from the coding sequence aTGTTCCTTTCTTTCACGTTTCTCTTGACATTAATATCATCATCTACGTTTCATGATAATCACACACCACCATCCACCAAAATATCCATCACAAACCACAACATTCAAAGCTTCACCAATGCTGGCATAGGCAACAATATCACTGGAATATCACAGTTCAAAAGATACCTATCTCGTTTTGGATATCTTAATCCACCACATGATCATAACAACAGAATCATCACTTTCAGCGACGAATTCGATGCTAGTTTTGAATCAGCGCTAATCAAATACCAACGGAATCTTGGAGTCCAAGTAACTGGAAAACTCGATACCAACACAGTTTCTGAAATGATGACACCAAGATGCGGTGTTCCAGACACAAAAACTCATCATCAACATAACAACATGACGAAGATGCATTCAACAAAGCACTTTGTATATTTTCCAGGAAAACCAAGATGGTCACGTGACAACGACATGCCAATCACACTAAACTACGCCTTCTCACGTGAATACATGATTCATAATATAAACATGCAagacataaaaaaaacattcaaaagAGCATTCTCTAGATGGAGTAGGGTTATTCCGGTGAGTTTTATTGAAACTGAAGATTATAGTTTTGCAGATATTAAAATAGGGTTTTATAGTGGTGATCATGGTGATGGTGAAGCATTTGATGGAGTTCTAGGAGTGTTAGCACATTCTTTCTCGCCGGAGATAGGAAGACTACATCTGGATGCAGCGGAGACGTGGGCGGTGGATATGGATGGTACTAAGTCGGAGGTGGCGATAGATTTGGAGTCAGTAGCAACACATGAGATTGGACATTTGTTAGGTTTGTCACATAGTTGTGTGAAAGAAGCTGTTATGTATCCAAGTTTAAGGCCAAGAGATAAAAGAGCAGATTTGAATATTGATGATATTAAAGGAGTTCAATCACTTTATGGATCTAATCCTAATTTTAGATCTCACTGGTCATTGGGATCTGATCTTTCCACTAATCATGCTGCAAACTTTGGACTTCATACTTTAATAATTGCTTTCATTTTTGCCCAATTCATTCACattgttttataa